One Kineosporia corallincola DNA window includes the following coding sequences:
- a CDS encoding ABC transporter substrate-binding protein produces the protein MSAGRSPSLTVAVLAATVLAVGACSSGSSGEGGDSGGEGSTRSVTDVQGTEVEVPVAPERVVALSEPTLDGVLALGVTPVGATSGRGQSTVPGYLSEKADRVPIVGAVGEPDLEAIGKADPDLILVDGTTISQDDSVLATLRKIAPTVVAGEAGGDWRTTFTNVAGALNRSDEGEQVVADYEDHVAQVNGELGDRLDDTYSIVRWQGSSASLILKELPAGVALTDLGMKRPDSQDREGEGHSEPVSQENIADIDADYIFFGTLGGSSVSNPSATGSTDADAAESALKEAEEVPGFTKLQAYQDDHIIAVDGSVWTSTGGPLLMNAIVDDVEASLT, from the coding sequence ATGTCAGCTGGCCGTTCGCCGTCCCTCACCGTTGCCGTTCTGGCTGCCACCGTGCTTGCGGTGGGGGCCTGTTCGTCGGGTTCCTCGGGTGAGGGCGGGGATTCGGGTGGGGAGGGGAGCACCCGCAGCGTCACGGACGTGCAGGGCACCGAGGTCGAGGTGCCGGTGGCGCCGGAGCGGGTGGTGGCTCTCAGCGAGCCCACGCTCGACGGGGTGCTGGCGCTCGGGGTCACGCCCGTCGGCGCCACCAGTGGGCGCGGCCAGTCGACGGTTCCGGGCTACCTGAGCGAGAAGGCCGACCGGGTACCGATCGTCGGGGCGGTCGGTGAGCCCGACCTGGAGGCGATCGGCAAGGCCGACCCGGACCTGATCCTGGTCGACGGCACCACGATCAGCCAGGACGACAGCGTGCTGGCCACGCTGCGCAAGATCGCCCCGACCGTGGTGGCCGGGGAGGCCGGTGGCGACTGGCGAACCACCTTCACCAACGTGGCGGGTGCGCTGAACCGGAGCGACGAGGGCGAGCAGGTGGTGGCCGACTACGAGGACCACGTGGCGCAGGTCAACGGTGAGCTCGGCGACCGGCTGGACGACACGTACTCGATCGTGCGCTGGCAGGGCTCCTCGGCGTCCCTGATTCTGAAGGAACTCCCGGCCGGGGTGGCCCTGACCGACCTGGGCATGAAGCGGCCCGACAGCCAGGACCGCGAGGGCGAGGGCCACAGCGAGCCGGTGTCGCAGGAGAACATCGCCGACATCGACGCCGACTACATCTTCTTCGGCACCCTCGGCGGCTCGTCGGTGTCCAACCCCTCGGCCACCGGCTCGACCGACGCCGACGCCGCCGAAAGTGCGCTCAAGGAGGCCGAGGAGGTGCCCGGCTTCACGAAACTCCAGGCCTACCAAGACGATCACATCATCGCGGTGGACGGTTCGGTGTGGACCTCCACCGGCGGGCCGCTGCTGATGAACGCGATCGTGGACGACGTGGAAGCGTCACTCACGTAA
- a CDS encoding FecCD family ABC transporter permease: MLAAGAVLLCVCCAASLVLGSRPVAPHAVWTALTTPDDSWATAVVRGQRMPRTVLAVLVGAALGVAGALMQSLTRNPLAEPGILGVNAGAGLAVVLAVAVAGVTGVRSYVWFALGGAGLAVLGVFLLGAGGRGSRGGWGVRGGHGGPVQIALSGVAVSAAASSLIQTVILSDQRAFDEFRYWSAGSIEGRRWPVLFAVLPFAALGLVLAASVTRALNVLALGEESARAMGVPVRLVQGSAMAAVALLSGAATAAAGPVAFVGLGAPFLVRRLVGPDQRWVVAASVVLAPSLVLLSDIAGRLVVPGSEVPVGIMTALIGGPLFMAIARGRRLEAV, translated from the coding sequence GTGCTCGCCGCCGGCGCGGTGCTGCTGTGCGTCTGCTGCGCGGCCAGTCTCGTGCTGGGCTCGCGGCCGGTCGCCCCGCACGCCGTGTGGACCGCCCTGACCACACCCGACGACTCCTGGGCCACCGCCGTCGTGCGCGGGCAGCGGATGCCCCGCACCGTGCTGGCCGTGCTGGTCGGGGCGGCGCTCGGCGTGGCCGGGGCGCTGATGCAGTCGCTGACCCGAAACCCACTGGCGGAACCAGGAATTCTCGGTGTCAACGCCGGTGCCGGGCTGGCTGTGGTGCTGGCCGTGGCGGTGGCCGGGGTCACCGGTGTCCGGTCCTACGTCTGGTTCGCGCTGGGCGGCGCCGGGCTGGCGGTGCTCGGGGTGTTCCTGCTCGGGGCCGGCGGCCGGGGCAGCCGGGGAGGCTGGGGTGTTCGGGGTGGTCACGGTGGGCCGGTGCAGATCGCGCTCAGTGGGGTCGCGGTGAGCGCGGCGGCGTCGTCACTGATCCAGACCGTGATCCTCTCCGACCAGCGGGCCTTCGACGAGTTCCGCTACTGGTCGGCGGGGTCGATCGAAGGACGGCGCTGGCCGGTGCTTTTCGCGGTACTGCCGTTCGCCGCGCTCGGCCTGGTGCTGGCGGCGTCGGTGACCCGGGCGCTGAACGTGCTGGCGCTGGGCGAGGAGAGCGCCCGGGCGATGGGCGTGCCGGTGCGGCTGGTGCAGGGCTCGGCGATGGCCGCGGTGGCCCTGCTCAGCGGTGCCGCCACGGCCGCGGCCGGGCCGGTGGCGTTCGTCGGGCTGGGTGCGCCGTTCCTCGTGCGCCGCCTGGTCGGGCCGGACCAGCGCTGGGTGGTCGCCGCGTCGGTGGTGCTGGCCCCGTCGCTGGTGCTGCTGTCCGACATCGCCGGGCGGCTGGTGGTTCCCGGCAGTGAGGTGCCGGTGGGGATCATGACCGCGCTGATCGGTGGCCCGCTGTTCATGGCCATCGCCCGGGGCCGGCGGCTGGAGGCGGTGTGA
- a CDS encoding ABC transporter ATP-binding protein, producing MTAEHTLTARDLDLGYDGRPVVEGLNLAVPPGRVTMIVGPNACGKSTTLRAMARLLAPASGAILLDGKDIQKTPTRDVASVLGILPQTPVAPDGIVVSDLVGRGRYPHQGWLRRWTREDDEAVAEAMRATDVLELAGRPVDSLSGGQRQRVWIAMALAQRTDLLLLDEPTTYLDVAHQLEVLDLLIDLNDRRGTTVVVVLHDLNLACRYADHLVAMRAGRVMAEGAPAEVVTADLIGEIFGMRCSVVPDPISGTPMIVPIGRHRSGGSPAVA from the coding sequence ATGACGGCCGAACACACGCTCACCGCGCGGGATCTCGATCTCGGGTACGACGGGCGGCCGGTGGTGGAGGGGCTGAACCTGGCCGTGCCGCCGGGCCGGGTGACGATGATCGTGGGCCCCAACGCCTGCGGAAAGTCCACCACGCTGCGCGCGATGGCCCGGCTGCTGGCCCCCGCCTCCGGCGCGATCCTGCTGGACGGCAAGGACATCCAGAAGACACCGACCAGGGACGTCGCGAGCGTGCTCGGCATCCTGCCGCAGACCCCGGTCGCCCCCGACGGCATCGTCGTCAGCGACCTGGTCGGCCGCGGCCGCTACCCGCACCAGGGCTGGTTGCGGCGCTGGACGCGGGAGGACGACGAGGCGGTGGCCGAGGCGATGCGCGCCACCGACGTGCTGGAACTGGCCGGGCGGCCGGTGGATTCGCTGTCCGGAGGGCAGCGCCAGCGGGTCTGGATCGCGATGGCACTGGCCCAGCGCACCGACCTGCTGCTGCTCGACGAGCCCACCACCTACCTCGACGTGGCGCACCAGCTCGAGGTTCTCGACCTGCTGATCGACCTGAACGACCGGCGTGGCACCACCGTGGTGGTGGTGCTGCACGACCTGAATCTGGCCTGCCGGTACGCGGATCACCTGGTGGCGATGCGCGCGGGCCGGGTGATGGCCGAGGGCGCGCCGGCCGAGGTGGTCACCGCCGACCTGATCGGCGAGATCTTCGGGATGCGGTGTTCCGTTGTGCCGGACCCGATCTCGGGCACCCCGATGATCGTGCCGATCGGGCGGCACCGCTCCGGTGGCAGCCCGGCCGTTGCCTGA
- a CDS encoding helix-turn-helix transcriptional regulator, which produces MEGMNALGEFLRTCRSGLTPAEVGLDDPDGAPRRVRGLRREEVARLAGVSVDYYTRLEQGRHSTPSDAVVRSLARALRMDDAASAHLADLARPGRARPGGVQPVQRVRPAMQQLLASMTDHPVLILGRRTDVLASNALATALLTDWRRLPARERNYTRWVLLDPVARERFVQWSLVAADAVGTLRLDAGRHPDDPALNELVGELTIKSPEFRAAWGDHRVHERTHGTKRLTHPEVGPITLHFEALTLPGDPDQTMFVYGTDPGSSSADNLRLLSLWAGQHPDTTAARDLEGPAPRSSGSELSG; this is translated from the coding sequence ATGGAGGGCATGAACGCTCTGGGCGAGTTCCTGCGCACCTGCCGGTCCGGGCTGACCCCGGCGGAGGTCGGGCTCGACGACCCGGACGGCGCCCCGCGGCGGGTGCGGGGACTGCGCCGCGAGGAGGTGGCGCGGCTGGCCGGGGTCAGCGTGGACTACTACACCCGCCTGGAACAGGGCCGGCACAGCACCCCGTCCGACGCGGTGGTGCGGTCGCTGGCCCGGGCCCTGCGCATGGACGACGCGGCGAGCGCGCACCTGGCCGATCTGGCCCGGCCGGGTCGTGCCCGGCCGGGCGGCGTGCAGCCGGTGCAGCGGGTACGTCCGGCGATGCAACAGCTGCTGGCCTCGATGACCGACCACCCGGTCCTGATCCTCGGCCGCCGCACCGACGTGCTGGCGTCCAACGCCCTGGCCACGGCGCTGCTGACGGACTGGCGCCGGCTACCGGCGCGCGAGCGCAACTACACCCGCTGGGTGCTGCTCGACCCGGTGGCCCGGGAGCGGTTCGTGCAGTGGTCCCTGGTGGCCGCCGACGCGGTGGGCACCCTGCGGCTGGACGCGGGCCGGCATCCCGACGACCCGGCGCTGAACGAGCTGGTGGGCGAGCTGACGATCAAGAGTCCGGAGTTCCGGGCGGCCTGGGGCGACCATCGTGTGCACGAGCGCACCCACGGCACCAAACGCCTGACGCATCCCGAGGTGGGGCCGATCACACTGCATTTCGAGGCGCTGACCCTGCCGGGCGACCCGGACCAGACGATGTTCGTGTACGGCACCGACCCGGGCAGCAGCTCGGCCGACAACCTGCGGCTGCTCTCGCTGTGGGCCGGCCAGCACCCGGACACGACTGCGGCGCGGGACCTCGAAGGTCCCGCGCCGCGGTCGTCAGGTTCGGAGCTGTCAGGCTGA
- a CDS encoding SDR family NAD(P)-dependent oxidoreductase: MSTWFVTGTSRGLGLELVRQLLERGDNVAATTRSAARLGEALDGADQQRLLVLEVDLTDEKQVGAAVNATVERFGALDVVVNNAGYGFLGAVEEITDAEARTMFDVQIFGVWNVLRAVLPVMRRQGGGHVVNVSSILGLTAFPGWGLYVAGKYALEGLTESLAAEVAKFGIKVNLVEPGYLRTDFLRPVSLGLPSGAIDGYEAVREMTDQHLAMPGTQLGDPVRAATAIVRVVDRGDAPLHQLLGSDSYDLATAHVDALRADIEAGRELALTTDIPATL, encoded by the coding sequence ATGTCCACCTGGTTCGTCACCGGCACCTCCCGCGGCCTCGGCCTGGAACTCGTGCGGCAACTGCTGGAACGCGGCGACAACGTGGCCGCCACCACCCGATCTGCCGCCCGGCTCGGCGAGGCACTCGACGGCGCCGACCAGCAGCGGCTGCTCGTGCTGGAGGTCGACCTGACCGACGAGAAGCAGGTCGGCGCGGCCGTGAACGCCACCGTGGAGCGCTTCGGCGCTCTCGACGTGGTGGTCAACAACGCCGGTTACGGTTTTCTCGGGGCGGTCGAGGAGATCACCGACGCCGAGGCCCGCACGATGTTCGACGTGCAGATCTTCGGCGTCTGGAACGTGCTGCGCGCGGTGCTGCCGGTGATGCGCCGGCAGGGCGGCGGCCACGTCGTCAACGTCTCCTCGATCCTCGGCCTCACCGCCTTCCCGGGCTGGGGCCTCTACGTGGCCGGAAAGTACGCCCTGGAGGGCCTGACCGAGTCGCTGGCCGCCGAGGTGGCCAAGTTCGGGATCAAGGTCAACCTGGTCGAGCCCGGTTATCTGCGCACCGATTTCCTGCGCCCGGTCTCCCTCGGCCTGCCGTCCGGGGCGATCGACGGGTACGAGGCGGTGCGGGAGATGACCGACCAGCACCTGGCCATGCCCGGCACCCAGCTCGGTGACCCGGTGCGGGCCGCCACCGCGATCGTCCGGGTGGTCGACCGCGGCGACGCGCCTCTGCACCAGCTGCTCGGCTCGGACTCCTACGACCTGGCCACCGCGCACGTCGACGCCCTGCGGGCCGACATCGAGGCGGGCCGGGAACTGGCTCTGACCACCGACATCCCGGCCACGCTCTGA
- a CDS encoding acyltransferase, which produces MAELQLEVQGEYHDIQISPEAQLNGSSIKVRNNGGPCSVHVGAGVKGKWSISVSGGASVVIGEGSTCESAMIVAHGGDITIGKDCMFSFSVEMRATDTHAIYDIDSGNRINPDKPIVIGDHVWLGKQVMIMKGANIGSGSVVGARAVVSGQVPPLSVSAGIPARVLRTNVVWTRRIGKGQLDADPAALGIVEAVRSASA; this is translated from the coding sequence GTGGCAGAGCTTCAACTCGAGGTCCAGGGCGAGTACCACGACATCCAGATCTCGCCCGAGGCGCAGCTCAACGGCTCCTCGATCAAGGTGCGCAACAACGGTGGCCCGTGTTCGGTGCACGTCGGCGCCGGGGTGAAGGGCAAGTGGAGCATCTCGGTGTCGGGCGGCGCCAGCGTCGTCATCGGCGAGGGGTCCACCTGTGAGAGCGCCATGATCGTGGCCCACGGGGGCGACATCACGATCGGCAAGGACTGCATGTTCTCGTTCTCCGTCGAGATGCGGGCCACAGACACGCACGCGATCTACGACATCGACTCCGGCAACCGGATCAACCCCGACAAGCCCATCGTCATCGGCGACCACGTGTGGCTGGGCAAGCAGGTGATGATCATGAAGGGCGCCAACATCGGCTCGGGCAGCGTGGTCGGCGCCCGGGCCGTGGTGTCCGGGCAGGTGCCGCCGCTGTCGGTCAGCGCGGGCATCCCGGCCCGGGTGCTGCGCACCAACGTGGTCTGGACGCGTCGCATCGGCAAGGGCCAGCTCGACGCCGACCCGGCCGCCCTGGGCATCGTCGAGGCCGTGCGCAGCGCCTCAGCCTGA
- a CDS encoding pirin family protein, with translation MSNVEQSPAEVVCDPVPGAGVEVLDPRDVPLGGPRAMSVRRTLPQRGRSLIGAWCFLDHYGPDDVEVTGGMRVARHPHTGLATVSWLFTGEIDHLDSAGFAARVRPGEVNLMVAGHGISHQEISTPATRTLHGAQLWYALPEATRDMPPTFHHYAPDPIVDNETEIRVFLGSLAGSTSPVPTYTPPLLGAEILLPAGVHLDLELEAGFEHGVLADGGSVSVDGTAVAPDHLAYLPTGRERVRLLAGATPVRLLLIGGEPLGERIVMWWNFVGRDHDEIVAFRAAWQAEIGADAGVSEAAGQPRFGRFPAGQPGALPAPALPPLRLRPRG, from the coding sequence GTGAGCAACGTGGAGCAGTCCCCGGCCGAGGTGGTGTGTGACCCCGTACCCGGTGCCGGGGTCGAGGTTCTCGACCCGCGTGACGTGCCGCTGGGCGGGCCGCGGGCGATGTCGGTGCGGCGCACCCTGCCGCAGCGCGGGCGCTCGCTGATCGGTGCCTGGTGCTTCCTCGACCACTACGGCCCGGACGACGTGGAGGTCACCGGCGGGATGCGGGTGGCCCGGCATCCGCACACCGGCCTGGCCACGGTGAGCTGGCTGTTCACCGGCGAGATCGATCATCTCGACTCGGCCGGGTTCGCGGCCCGGGTGCGGCCGGGCGAGGTCAACCTGATGGTGGCCGGGCACGGCATCTCGCACCAGGAGATCTCCACCCCGGCCACGCGCACGCTGCACGGCGCGCAGCTCTGGTACGCCCTGCCGGAGGCGACCCGGGACATGCCGCCGACCTTCCACCACTACGCGCCCGACCCGATCGTGGACAACGAGACCGAGATCCGGGTGTTCCTCGGATCACTCGCCGGCAGCACCTCGCCGGTGCCCACGTACACCCCTCCACTGCTCGGCGCGGAGATCCTGCTGCCCGCCGGCGTGCATCTGGATCTTGAGCTGGAGGCCGGTTTTGAACACGGCGTGCTGGCCGACGGCGGTTCGGTCAGCGTCGACGGAACCGCCGTTGCACCGGACCATCTGGCCTACCTGCCGACCGGCCGGGAGCGGGTGCGCCTGCTGGCCGGGGCCACGCCGGTGCGGTTGCTGCTGATCGGCGGCGAGCCGCTGGGCGAGAGGATCGTGATGTGGTGGAACTTCGTCGGTCGCGACCACGACGAGATCGTCGCGTTCCGCGCGGCCTGGCAGGCTGAGATCGGTGCCGACGCAGGTGTTTCCGAAGCTGCTGGTCAGCCGCGCTTCGGCCGGTTCCCGGCGGGGCAGCCGGGCGCTCTGCCGGCGCCGGCGCTGCCACCGCTGCGGTTGCGGCCGCGCGGGTGA
- a CDS encoding iron-siderophore ABC transporter substrate-binding protein — protein MSSLLPRRRSFRSVTVAVAVAALATLTACGGSSSGGDAASSDSESSSSSAFPATVSTKFGDVTIDAKPERVVALGWSDAEVALALGVQPVGASDWLGFGGEGVGPWAEGKYTTAPEIIGTLEPEYEKIAALKPDLILDTKSSGDQERYDTLSKIAPTVGIPEGADAYLTSWEDQTTLIATALGEKEQGEELVSSITAEFKKYADANPDFAGKTITVGSKTSEGYGAYVEGAGRVDFAESLGFKNNPTIQAEAKEGEFSVSVSKENMKMLDADLVVMMPIYIDATEISDDDLFKAVPAVKAGHDVVIDDKNISSAFSAESPLSIPYALEKVVPLFQDALAQ, from the coding sequence ATGAGTTCCCTCCTGCCCCGGCGGCGTTCGTTCCGCTCCGTCACTGTCGCCGTCGCCGTGGCGGCCCTGGCCACCCTCACCGCCTGCGGCGGCTCCAGCTCGGGCGGCGACGCCGCGTCCTCCGACTCGGAAAGCAGCTCCAGCAGCGCCTTCCCGGCCACCGTCAGCACCAAGTTCGGTGACGTGACGATCGACGCCAAGCCCGAGCGCGTGGTCGCCCTGGGCTGGTCCGACGCCGAGGTGGCGCTCGCGCTGGGCGTGCAGCCGGTCGGGGCGAGCGACTGGCTGGGCTTCGGCGGCGAGGGCGTGGGCCCGTGGGCCGAGGGGAAATACACCACCGCTCCCGAGATCATCGGCACGCTGGAGCCGGAGTACGAGAAGATCGCGGCGCTCAAGCCCGACCTGATCCTCGACACCAAGTCGAGCGGTGACCAGGAGCGCTACGACACGCTCAGCAAGATCGCCCCGACCGTCGGCATCCCCGAGGGCGCCGATGCGTACCTCACCTCCTGGGAAGACCAGACCACGCTGATCGCAACGGCTCTGGGCGAGAAGGAGCAGGGCGAGGAGCTCGTCTCCTCGATCACCGCCGAGTTCAAGAAGTACGCCGACGCCAACCCCGACTTCGCCGGCAAGACCATCACGGTCGGCTCGAAGACCAGTGAGGGCTACGGCGCCTACGTCGAGGGTGCGGGCCGCGTCGACTTCGCCGAGTCGCTCGGCTTCAAGAACAACCCCACCATCCAGGCCGAGGCCAAGGAGGGTGAGTTCTCGGTGAGCGTCTCCAAGGAGAACATGAAGATGCTCGACGCCGACCTGGTGGTCATGATGCCGATCTACATCGACGCCACCGAGATCAGTGACGACGACCTGTTCAAGGCCGTTCCCGCGGTCAAGGCCGGGCACGACGTGGTGATCGACGACAAGAACATCAGCAGCGCGTTCTCCGCCGAGTCGCCGCTGTCGATCCCCTACGCGCTGGAGAAGGTCGTCCCGCTGTTCCAGGACGCCCTCGCCCAGTAA
- a CDS encoding FecCD family ABC transporter permease: protein MSIAEVAPGDTAAVQHARRSGWGREVVVTLVLLFGILATVALGLSFGDFRIPLADVIATLSGRGDTANHFIIIELRLPRVVTGLCVGLALGLAGAIFQALLRNPLASPDMIGVTQGAGVGAVVASISFGLSGFALSASALGGAVVTSSLIYALAWQRGVAGYRLILVGIGVAFGLASLISYVMTSADVTQAQEALVWLTGSLNGSSLEAFWPLLICLVVLVPLTVLAALPLPALQLGDDTAAGLGVPVERSRRLLLACAVGLTGVAVAAAGPVSFVAFVAGPVARRLLPAKGAALLQASLVGALIVLVADFVAQHLLWAQMPVGVVTSLIGAPFLLYLLARANRIGKGG from the coding sequence GTGAGCATCGCCGAGGTCGCGCCCGGCGACACCGCCGCCGTGCAGCACGCCCGTCGCAGCGGGTGGGGCCGCGAGGTCGTCGTCACCCTGGTTCTGCTGTTCGGCATCCTGGCCACCGTGGCGCTCGGGCTGTCGTTCGGCGACTTCCGCATCCCGCTCGCCGACGTGATCGCCACGCTGTCCGGCCGGGGCGACACCGCGAACCACTTCATCATCATCGAGCTGCGGCTGCCGCGGGTGGTGACCGGCCTGTGCGTCGGGCTCGCGCTCGGCCTGGCCGGGGCCATCTTCCAGGCGCTGCTGCGTAATCCGCTGGCCAGCCCGGACATGATCGGCGTGACCCAGGGCGCCGGCGTCGGGGCGGTCGTGGCCTCGATCAGCTTCGGGCTCAGCGGTTTCGCGCTCTCCGCCAGCGCGCTGGGCGGCGCCGTGGTCACCTCCAGCCTGATCTACGCCCTGGCCTGGCAGCGCGGGGTGGCCGGCTACCGGCTGATCCTGGTCGGCATCGGCGTGGCCTTCGGCCTGGCCTCGCTGATCTCCTACGTGATGACCAGCGCCGACGTCACCCAGGCGCAGGAGGCGCTGGTCTGGCTCACCGGATCGCTGAACGGCTCGTCGCTGGAGGCCTTCTGGCCGCTGCTGATCTGCCTGGTGGTGCTGGTGCCGCTGACCGTGCTGGCGGCTCTGCCGCTGCCCGCGCTGCAACTGGGCGACGACACCGCGGCCGGGCTCGGCGTGCCGGTCGAGCGCAGCCGCCGGCTGCTGCTGGCCTGCGCCGTCGGGCTGACCGGCGTGGCGGTGGCCGCGGCCGGGCCGGTCTCGTTCGTCGCCTTCGTGGCCGGGCCGGTGGCCCGTCGCCTGCTGCCCGCCAAGGGCGCCGCGCTGCTCCAGGCGTCGCTGGTCGGGGCGCTGATCGTGCTGGTGGCGGACTTCGTGGCGCAGCACCTGCTCTGGGCCCAGATGCCGGTCGGGGTGGTCACCAGCCTGATCGGCGCCCCGTTCCTGCTGTACCTGCTGGCGCGGGCCAACCGGATCGGCAAGGGTGGATAG
- a CDS encoding outer membrane protein assembly factor BamB family protein: MPEPAEGPERAEGLERAEGLERAEGLEPADGPVPADGPGPADGPGPADGPGPVVRRRSVLFVASGLATGALAAAVARKSLSGSAEPAATRIPEPALTVPTTRSVPATTTVASLPGFTADVTAGEGPANGPVLFDGVLLASSRDTLYAIDLTQERIAWSYASGGGIQCRPTVAGQSVYQPCTSGDVEVETGSLQALSADGTPRWSFPTLGWAKTPVVTRDGVVFAGSHGEVGAQDTSVGRVYAVADGHARWEARIVGQVWQTVLGPELLYVRAMHGLHEGKVYPGTVTALDPADGREVWRRDYAGAVHFIAVIDSGVVVLTDTTLEVLAHDDGAPRWGDDQHVVCVYPAVFGDRLLMPTRKALRCLEGATGQQVWAQKWDDELPADFAWMTVAVGDSIVVTHDQFHGMQAFSLADGRRLWRSTDFSLNQLTLDWAFDGDETLVVCLPSPERVQSLDPVTGERLTSQAASPGSGVAALAGLVVVRSPVFLTVLRPE, encoded by the coding sequence GTGCCTGAGCCGGCGGAGGGCCCGGAGCGGGCGGAGGGTCTGGAGCGGGCGGAGGGTCTGGAGCGGGCGGAGGGTCTGGAGCCGGCAGACGGCCCCGTACCGGCAGACGGCCCCGGACCGGCAGACGGCCCCGGACCGGCAGACGGCCCCGGACCGGTCGTCCGGCGTCGGTCGGTGCTGTTCGTGGCGAGCGGTCTGGCCACCGGTGCCCTGGCCGCCGCCGTGGCGCGGAAGTCCCTGTCCGGCAGCGCGGAACCGGCCGCCACCCGGATCCCCGAGCCGGCCCTCACCGTGCCCACCACCCGCTCGGTGCCGGCCACCACCACGGTCGCCTCGCTGCCCGGTTTCACCGCCGACGTCACGGCCGGCGAGGGCCCGGCCAACGGCCCGGTGCTGTTCGACGGTGTGCTGCTGGCCAGTTCACGCGACACGCTCTACGCGATCGACCTGACTCAGGAGCGGATCGCCTGGTCGTACGCCTCCGGTGGCGGCATCCAGTGCCGGCCCACGGTGGCTGGGCAGTCCGTGTACCAGCCCTGCACCTCGGGCGATGTCGAGGTGGAAACCGGTAGCCTGCAAGCGCTCTCGGCCGACGGCACGCCGCGCTGGTCGTTCCCCACCCTGGGCTGGGCGAAGACGCCGGTGGTGACGCGGGACGGCGTGGTGTTCGCCGGGTCGCACGGCGAGGTGGGGGCACAGGACACCTCGGTGGGACGGGTCTACGCGGTGGCGGACGGGCACGCGCGGTGGGAGGCACGGATCGTCGGGCAGGTCTGGCAGACCGTGCTCGGCCCGGAGCTGCTCTACGTGCGGGCGATGCACGGCCTGCACGAGGGAAAGGTGTACCCCGGCACGGTCACCGCCCTGGACCCGGCCGACGGGCGCGAGGTCTGGCGGCGCGACTACGCCGGGGCCGTCCACTTCATCGCGGTGATCGACTCCGGCGTGGTGGTTCTCACCGACACGACGCTGGAGGTGCTGGCCCACGACGACGGCGCGCCGCGCTGGGGCGACGACCAGCACGTGGTGTGCGTGTATCCCGCGGTGTTCGGCGACCGGCTGCTGATGCCCACCCGCAAGGCCCTGCGGTGTCTGGAAGGTGCTACGGGGCAACAGGTCTGGGCCCAGAAGTGGGACGACGAGCTGCCGGCCGACTTCGCCTGGATGACGGTGGCCGTGGGTGACTCGATCGTGGTGACGCACGACCAGTTCCACGGTATGCAGGCGTTCTCGCTGGCCGACGGGCGGCGGCTGTGGCGCAGCACCGACTTCTCGCTGAACCAGCTCACGCTGGACTGGGCCTTCGACGGCGACGAGACCCTGGTGGTCTGCCTCCCCTCGCCCGAGCGGGTGCAGAGCCTCGACCCGGTCACCGGAGAGCGGCTGACCAGCCAGGCCGCCTCCCCCGGATCAGGGGTGGCGGCGCTGGCCGGACTGGTCGTGGTGCGGTCGCCGGTGTTTCTCACGGTGCTGCGGCCGGAGTGA